In the Gossypium raimondii isolate GPD5lz chromosome 9, ASM2569854v1, whole genome shotgun sequence genome, one interval contains:
- the LOC105799912 gene encoding transcription factor MYB1: METEVEAVDNGNGTTVAEINVPSPPPLDGGEGGDCGSRDDSAAGGRTRKQRVKGPWSPEEDAILSELVSKFGARNWSLIARGIAGRSGKSCRLRWCNQLDPAVKRKPFTDEEDRMIISAHAVHGNKWAVIARLLPGRTDNAIKNHWNSTLRRRYMDLGRINTESANMMEDAGCLDKTKASSEETLSCAEDSSFRSLEWKDASSSEKLDNQSKGKALAGTQSNHELIEPPTLFRPVARISAFNVYNNMDAPEFVSPCSRPVPVLGPSIQTSKPDVGTCKLLEGVYTDRLVPLHCGHGCCGTQNGQNKSLLGPEFVEFSEPPSFPNYELAAIATDISNLAWLKSGLENNSVRAMDDATAGTSHRSQVHMGHFEESQMSDRLRIEERNSKFMGTMTNLLST, encoded by the exons ATGGAAACAGAAGTGGAAGCCGTTGATAACGGCAACGGCACCACTGTTGCTGAAATCAACGTCCCATCACCACCACCCCTAGATGGCGGCGAAGGGGGCGATTGTGGAAGCCGCGACGATTCGGCGGCGGGAGGGCGAACGCGTAAACAGCGAGTGAAGGGGCCCTGGTCCCCTGAGGAAGATGCGATTCTGAGCGAACTTGTGAGCAAGTTTGGGGCGAGGAATTGGAGCTTGATTGCGCGTGGAATCGCCGGTCGTTCTGGGAAGTCGTGTCGGCTTCGTTGGTGTAATCAGCTTGACCCGGCCGTTAAGCGCAAGCCATTTACTG ATGAGGAGGATCGGATGATTATTTCTGCACATGCAGTACATGGGAACAAATGGGCTGTGATTGCAAGGCTTCTACCTGGAAGAACAGATAATGCTATAAAAAATCATTGGAATTCCACATTGCGGCGCCGGTACATGGATCTTGGTAGAATAAACACGGAATCTGCAAATATGATGGAAGATGCTGGCTGCTTGGACAAAACCAAGGCATCATCTGAAGAAACTCTGTCTTGTGCGGAGGACAGTTCTTTCAGATCCCTGGAATGGAAAGACGCAAGCTCCTCAGAAAAGTTAGATAATCAATCAAAGGGCAAAGCACTAGCAGGGACTCAATCTAACCATGAATTAATTGAACCACCAACTCTTTTCCGTCCTGTGGCCCGTATCAGTgcttttaatgtttataataacATGGATGCACCTGAATTTGTTTCACCATGTTCAAGGCCAGTTCCGGTGCTAGGCCCTTCCATTCAAACATCAAAGCCAGATGTTGGAACATGCAAATTGCTTGAAGGAGTTTACACTGATCGTTTAGTACCTCTGCATTGTGGTCATGGCTGTTGTGGAACTCAAAATGGTCAAAATAAGTCTTTGCTGGGGCCAGAATTTGTGGAATTTTCAGAACCTCCATCTTTTCCAAATTACGAGTTGGCTGCAATAGCCACTGATATAAGCAACCTTGCATGGCTGAAAAGTGGATTGGAAAATAACAGCGTCAGGGCAATGGATGATGCAACTGCTGGTACATCTCATAGATCTCAAGTGCACATGGGACATTTTGAGGAGAGCCAAATGAGCGATCGTTTACGTATTGAAGAGAGAAACAGCAAGTTTATGGGCACTATGACCAACCTGCTGTCAACATAA
- the LOC105799913 gene encoding tubulin beta-2 chain translates to MREILHIQGGQCGNQIGAKFWEMVCAEHGIDSTGKYHGDSDLQLERINVYYNEASCGRYVPRAVLMDLEPGTMDSVRSGPYGQIFRPDNFVFGQSGAGNNWAKGHYTEGAELIDSVLDVVRKEAENCDCLQGFQVCHSLGGGTGSGMGTLLISKIREEYPDRMMLTFSVFPSPKVSDTVVEPYNATLSVHQLVENADECMVLDNEALYDICFRTLKLTTPSFGDLNHLISATMSGVTCCLRFPGQLNSDLRKLAVNLIPFPRLHFFMVGFAPLTSRGSQQYRALTVPELTQQMWDAKNMMCAADPRHGRYLTASAMFRGKMSTKEVDEQMLNVQNKNSSYFVEWIPNNVKSTVCDIPPNGLKMASTFIGNSTSIQEMFRRVSEQFTAMFRRKAFLHWYTGEGMDEMEFTEAESNMNDLVSEYQQYQDATADDEEEYEEEEEEYQD, encoded by the exons ATGCGTGAAATCCTTCACATCCAGGGAGGCCAATGCGGTAACCAAATTGGGGCTAAGTTCTGGGAGATGGTCTGTGCCGAACACGGCATTGACTCCACCGGGAAATACCATGGGGACTCTGATCTTCAACTCGAAAGGATCAATGTTTATTACAATGAAGCTAGTTGTGGGAGGTATGTTCCCAGGGCTGTCCTCATGGATCTTGAACCTGGTACCATGGATAGTGTCAGGTCTGGTCCTTATGGTCAGATTTTCAGACCAGACAACTTTGTCTTCGGTCAATCCGGTGCTGGAAACAACTGGGCTAAAGGCCATTACACCGAAGGTGCTGAACTCATTGATTCCGTTCTTGATGTTGTCCGAAAAGAAGCAGAGAACTGTGACTGCTTGCAGG GGTTTCAGGTTTGCCACTCGCTTGGTGGAGGCACAGGATCAGGAATGGGaactcttttaatttcaaagatCAGAGAGGAGTACCCGGACCGGATGATGCTTACTTTCTCTGTTTTCCCATCTCCAAAGGTCTCTGATACAGTGGTTGAGCCTTACAATGCTACTTTATCAGTACACCAGCTTGTCGAAAATGCGGATGAGTGTATGGTTCTCGACAATGAAGCTCTCTACGACATCTGCTTCCGTACTCTCAAGCTCACCACTCCTAGCT TTGGAGATCTGAACCATTTGATATCTGCTACAATGTCTGGAGTAACATGTTGTTTGAGGTTTCCTGGTCAGCTGAATTCCGATCTTAGGAAGCTCGCTGTGAATCTCATTCCCTTCCCCAGGCTTCACTTCTTCATGGTCGGTTTTGCGCCTCTTACCTCTCGTGGATCGCAGCAATACCGAGCCTTAACTGTACCTGAGCTCACCCAACAAATGTGGGATGCCAAGAACATGATGTGCGCTGCTGATCCACGCCATGGAAGGTACCTTACAGCATCGGCTATGTTCAGGGGCAAAATGAGCACCAAGGAAGTCGATGAGCAGATGCTCAATGTCCAGAACAAGAATTCATCCTACTTTGTGGAATGGATCCCAAACAATGTCAAATCAACAGTGTGCGATATCCCTCCGAATGGGTTGAAAATGGCATCAACATTCATTGGAAACTCAACTTCGATACAGGAGATGTTCAGGCGTGTGAGTGAACAGTTCACAGCCATGTTTAGGAGAAAGGCTTTCTTGCATTGGTACACGGGCGAAGGTATGGACGAGATGGAGTTCACAGAAGCAGAAAGCAACATGAATGATCTGGTGTCGGAGTATCAGCAGTACCAGGATGCAACTGCAGACGATGAGGAAGAGTATGAGGAGGAAGAGGAGGAGTATCAAGACTAG
- the LOC105799914 gene encoding L-type lectin-domain containing receptor kinase VIII.2: MASFTIPMYFFTALILFHLKFVAAVQSSSFSFKTFGEDPNFESKIALYGDAHVANHGSVIQLTNSVKWSAGRVMYKKPIKLVEGKVRNFASFSTYFSFSMSHEKGDGLAFVMVPSIFNVNVLGNSSFGISFGLKEKSKKGIFDVEFDTSKDGKYGDLNENHVGIDVGSLVSVKVRNLSSVNLVLNNGEKLHSWIDYEATSKRVEIRLSESSSTRPNEPLLSHSIDLATLWKDEEVFVGLSSSSGNSSQTCFIHLWSFKLRQVPNWMHSQPLDPEAISKNPKPSTTAHKSSNCLWKVLAVFIFGCACGVLTASCLLYLWTTLGARRPVAPEECSVHPVEFEYKKVKIVVDEVVKDDKK; the protein is encoded by the coding sequence ATGGCCTCATTCACCATTCCCATGTACTTCTTCACTGCCCTTAtccttttccatttaaaattCGTTGCTGCAGTACAAAGTTCCTCCTTTTCCTTCAAAACTTTCGGTGAAGACCCCAACTTTGAGTCTAAGATTGCTTTATATGGGGATGCACATGTTGCTAATCATGGCTCTGTGATTCAACTCACTAACTCTGTGAAATGGAGTGCTGGGAGGGTCATGTATAAGAAACCTATCAAGCTTGTTGAAGGTAAAGTTAGGAACTTTGCTTCTTTTTCAACCTACTTTTCTTTCTCAATGTCACATGAGAAGGGTGATGGTTTGGCTTTTGTTATGGTTCCtagtatttttaatgttaatgtATTGGGCAATAGTTCGTTTGGGATTTCCTTTGGGTTGAAGGAGAAAAGTAAAAAGGGTATTTTTGATGTAGAATTTGATACCTCCAAAGATGGCAAGTATGGTGATTTGAATGAAAACCATGTGGGGATTGATGTGGGTAGTCTTGTTTCAGTTAAAGTGAGAAATTTATCATCTGTCAATTTGGTATTAAACAATGGGGAAAAGTTGCATTCTTGGATTGATTATGAGGCAACTTCAAAGAGAGTAGAGATTAGGTTGAGTGAATCTAGTAGTACCAGGCCTAATGAACCATTGCTTTCACACTCAATCGACTTGGCCACCCTGTGGAAGGATGAGGAAGTGTTTGTGGGCTTAAGCTCTTCAAGTGGGAACTCTTCTCAGACATGCTTTATTCACTTGTGGAGCTTTAAGCTAAGGCAGGTTCCAAATTGGATGCATTCTCAACCACTTGATCCTGAGGCTATTTCAAAGAACCCCAAGCCTTCAACAACGGCACACAAGAGTAGCAATTGTTTATGGAAAGTGCTTGCCGTGTTCATCTTCGGTTGCGCTTGTGGAGTGCTGACAGCTTCTTGCCTGCTATATCTATGGACCACACTTGGTGCTAGGCGTCCGGTAGCGCCTGAAGAGTGTAGTGTGCACCCTGTGGAATTTGAATACAAGAAAGTCAAAATAGTAGTAGACGAAGTTGTCAAAGATGACAAGAAATAG